From the Lathyrus oleraceus cultivar Zhongwan6 chromosome 4, CAAS_Psat_ZW6_1.0, whole genome shotgun sequence genome, one window contains:
- the LOC127136422 gene encoding uncharacterized protein LOC127136422 — protein sequence MALHQPRCYFMLNDGFAESQEAVFERPTMNMKNHLKPLLIRAKVEGVTVNKVLVDCGATVNIMPHHILKKIGKYDTDIRSNNVVLSDYGGKTKSTMGVIMVNITVGSVTRLTLFIVIDAKPSYNLLLGREWLHGVVVVPSSTHQRLVIWREDGVAENIEADQGYLWPT from the coding sequence ATGGCTTTGCATCAACCAAGATGCTATTTTATGCTGAACGATGGCTTTGCTGAAAGCCAAGAGGCAGTGTTCGAAAGACCAACGATGAAcatgaaaaatcatttgaaaccACTGCTGATAAGGGCAAAAGTGGAAGGCGTAACTGTCAACAAAGTTTTGGTCGATTGTGGTGCCACAGTCAACATCATGCCACACCATATTCTGAAGAAGATTGGAAAATATGATACCGACATCAGGTCTAATAATGTAGTCTTGTCGGACTATGGAGGAAAGACGAAAAGCACCATGGGAGTGATTATGGTGAACATCACAGTGGGTTCAGTAACCAGGCTGACACTATTCATTGTGATAGACGctaagccaagttacaacttgcTACTTGGCAGGGAGTGGCTACATGGCGTCGTAGTTGTACCATCTTCAACACACCAAAGGCTGGTGATTTGGAGAGAGGATGGGGTGGCCGAAAATATTGAAGCCGACCAAGGATACTTATGGCCGACGTGA